CAAGAAAAATACGCCGCAGAAGCTGGAGTTCAACAAGTACTGCCGCTTCTGCCAGAAGCACACGCTGCACAAGGAAACCAAATAGTTTGATTTGGGGTTCCCGGGATTGCCCGGGAACCTCCGCCGCAGGCCAGTAGCTCTAACGGCTAGAGCACCGGTCTCCAAAACCGGGTGTTGGGGGTTCGAATCCCTCCTGGCCTGCCATTTTTTTTATCTTCACTAAGTGAGGAGTGACAAGTGATCGCGAAAGCCAAGTCTTTTTTTGAGGATGTTCAGGCGGAGCTCGCCAAGGTAACTTGGCCTACCCGCAAGGAGACCTTCTCTACTGCTCAGGTAGTTGTAGTCATCATCGTGCTCATCTCACTTTACCTTGGCGCCTGCGACGTGGTCCTTACTAAGCTCATCAGGTCGATACTCCGCTAGAGGACTGAAAATGGCACACAAATGGTACGGCGTACATACCTACTCCGGCTTTGAGAACAAGGTGCGGCTCACACTGGCTGAGCGCATCAAGAACCTCGGCATGGAGGAGTTCTTCGGCGAGATCCTGATCCCGTGCGAAACCGTCGTCGAACTTAAGAAGGGGGAGAAGAAGACTTCGTCCAGGAAGTTCTTCCCCGGATACATCCTGGTCAACATGGAGCTGAACGACGACACCTGGCACGTGGTCAAGGAGACCGCGAAGGTCACCGGTTTCGTCGGCGGCAACAACCCCTTCCCGATTCCGGACGAAGAAGTCGGCAAGATCACCAAGAGGATGGAAGAGGGGGCCGAGAAACCCCGTCCGAAGGTTCTCTTTGAAGTGGGCGAGACGGTCAGGGTCATCGACGGTCCGTTCCTCAACTTCTCCGGCGTGGTCGAGGACGTGAAGCCGGACAAGGGGAAACTCAAGGTCATGGTAAGCATCTTCGGGCGCGCCACCCCGGTCGAGCTCGAATTCATGCAGGTAGAAAAGCAGTAGGGTTCTCCCGCTGTTACTGATAGAAGAATCAGGCAGTTCGAAGGAAAGATAAAGGAGTAGGAAAATGGCGAAAAAAATTACCGGTTACATAAAGCTGCAGGTACCCGCAGGGAAGGCTAACCCGTCTCCTCCGATCGGTCCGGCACTCGGTCAGCACGGCGTCAACATCATGGAGTTCTGCAAGGCTTTCAACGCGAAGACCCAGGCAGACGAGGGGACCATCACTCCGGTCGTCATCACTGTCTACGCCGACAGGTCCTTCACCTTCATCACCAAGAC
Above is a genomic segment from Geomonas ferrireducens containing:
- the secE gene encoding preprotein translocase subunit SecE, producing MIAKAKSFFEDVQAELAKVTWPTRKETFSTAQVVVVIIVLISLYLGACDVVLTKLIRSILR
- the nusG gene encoding transcription termination/antitermination protein NusG; amino-acid sequence: MAHKWYGVHTYSGFENKVRLTLAERIKNLGMEEFFGEILIPCETVVELKKGEKKTSSRKFFPGYILVNMELNDDTWHVVKETAKVTGFVGGNNPFPIPDEEVGKITKRMEEGAEKPRPKVLFEVGETVRVIDGPFLNFSGVVEDVKPDKGKLKVMVSIFGRATPVELEFMQVEKQ
- the rpmG gene encoding 50S ribosomal protein L33, yielding MPRDIITLGCTECKQRNYTTTKNKKNTPQKLEFNKYCRFCQKHTLHKETK
- the rplK gene encoding 50S ribosomal protein L11, with the translated sequence MAKKITGYIKLQVPAGKANPSPPIGPALGQHGVNIMEFCKAFNAKTQADEGTITPVVITVYADRSFTFITKTPPAPVLIKKALGLQSGSAVPNKTKVGKLTKEQVREIATKKMPDLNAASLEAAMRTIEGTARSMGVEIA